GGTAATCGATCACGGTTTTTACACCATCGTTATTGGCGGCAATGATCGTAGGATCGGTGCTACCTGTATCTTCTGGCATCACCAAGAAAAACGGTGTTAACGATGGAGAAACACCCGCGTTGTCGTCTTCAAACTCTTGCTGCGATCCTTCGGTGTAGTTAAGGGCATGCAATACTGGCACACCGAGTTTTTCAAACTCCTGACGGCGCTTAGCAGCATAATGCAGTGAACGGTAGTTAATGAGTAAATCAACTCTGGAGATGGTTTCGCCCTCAACCTCGGTTGATAGTAAGTCAGTGTAATTTAGGTCTTTGTCTTCACCTTCAAAGAAGAAACCAAAGGCTTTAGCGCCTTTTGCTTCAAGGCGTTTAAGCAGCTCATCAACAATTTGTGCTTGTTCATAGTCAACAATGCTGCGATGAATACCTACTGCGATTACAACTTGATCCGTTTTGGGTGCTAGGTAATCAAAAAATGCCTGCTCATCGTCAGTGACTAAACCTTTGAAACCATAGTGGTATAAACCAATGTTAGGCACTTTAACTGGCTCGTCGGCCGCTTTACTGCTGAGTTTAAACTGGGCTCTGGCAAGGTAATCCATCATATTGCGGTAGTTTAGGCTGCCACCGTTTTTGTAGTATGTGGCTACTTGCGCGCTGATTTTGGCATCAACGCCTTGGTTCATGGTTTTGTTAGCCAAATCGCCCAGTGAAATGCTCGCCACTCTATGCTTGTCGGCTATCGGCTCATATTTGGCAAACATGTACTTTGATAGCGCAGGGTTGATGCCATCTAACATGACCAAATCTGCCTTGGCCCAAGCGGCTTCAACTTCTTCGTCAGATTTGTTTTTAAGGGAGTAGACTTCAAGCTCAAAAGGCTGGCCTTGTGCCACTTTAGTGAGTAAATCGCCTTTAGGTTTCGATGCGTGGGATGACATCATTAGTAAGACTTTGGGCTTGTCGCTAGCAGTTGGGTTACCGCTAGCCTGTGCTGGCACAACAAGTGCCAACTGGCTTGCGAGCAGGACAAGCAATGCAAATGCATATTTCAACATGATTGGTTTCGCTTATTTTAATTGTTGTGACTGAGGTTGCGGCTGTGGTTGTTGTTGGGTTGCAGATTGTGCGTTAGTTTCACCACCGCCTTCTGGTACGTATACAAAACTGCCATCCGCCATCTTGTAGGCAACACCTGCACGCATACCTTCGCCAGACCCAATGTCACCAGTGGACTTGTACTGCTTAATTTCTTTGCCTTCTTTAACAATCACTTCCATGTTTGGCTTGCCGGCATTTTTCACCACGGTGACATCATCGGCTGAAAACACGCTAAGTGGGTTTTGCGCCAGAGCAATGAGCAAGGCGGCAATGATCACCAAAAACACATCCACAAGATTCACCGCACTGACGATTGGGTTTAGCTCTTCATCTTCATCTAAAAAGCGCATGACTATTGACCTTTCAGTTTGCGGATATTGATTAACTCGTTAGCACACCAGCGCTTTTTCACTGATGCTGGCCAAAAGGTGATAGAAGAAATCACCAGGCCCCAAATTACCGCAGCAAAGGCGATGATCAGGTTTTCACTAATCCCTTGAATGTTGCCATCGGCAAGGGCTTGCAGAGCTGGGCCCATCGGGATCATGGTGGCGATAAGTCCAAGCATTGGGGCGATACGGGTAACTACGCGTAAGTTCTCTAGCTCTTTCAGTGCCACGACTTCAAGCTCATCTTCGCTGGCATTGGGATTCGCAACAAAGTAATTATGGATTGGGTAACCCGGCTGGGCGCTAGCATTGTTCACATCAGCTGCTGCGATTTGTTTGGTGTAGGCAAGACGCGCTTTTTTGCGCAGCAGATACTGCGAGCTAAAGCGGCCAAACATAAACAACGCGTATACGACAAGGGCGCAAATAATAACGATAACAGGTGCCATCAGCAGCTCAGCTGCTTCAGCCATAGTGATTTCTAATAGTTGTATGCTCACGAAAAATACTTCCTCAGGAAAAAAGACTCGCGGATCATACATTGAATAATTTGGTTAATGCAAATGATATTAATTCTTATTTGTGTTTACAGGGTTGTTTGGAGTGTGTAATCTAAAAAAGCAATCTAGCTAATCGAGTTGTTAACAATGTGATCGTAGAAGTTAAAGCGTTCACTCACTCGATGAAGAACTTTAACTAGCTAGGAAAAATTTTTATGGCTCGAGAGCAATGCTCTCGAGTTTTGCTTTTTAAAAATCAGTTAAAAATAAAAACGTTAATTAGGGATTGAAAACATG
This DNA window, taken from Shewanella maritima, encodes the following:
- a CDS encoding DUF2149 domain-containing protein, producing MRFLDEDEELNPIVSAVNLVDVFLVIIAALLIALAQNPLSVFSADDVTVVKNAGKPNMEVIVKEGKEIKQYKSTGDIGSGEGMRAGVAYKMADGSFVYVPEGGGETNAQSATQQQPQPQPQSQQLK
- a CDS encoding MotA/TolQ/ExbB proton channel family protein; amino-acid sequence: MSIQLLEITMAEAAELLMAPVIVIICALVVYALFMFGRFSSQYLLRKKARLAYTKQIAAADVNNASAQPGYPIHNYFVANPNASEDELEVVALKELENLRVVTRIAPMLGLIATMIPMGPALQALADGNIQGISENLIIAFAAVIWGLVISSITFWPASVKKRWCANELINIRKLKGQ